From a region of the Candidatus Methylomirabilis limnetica genome:
- a CDS encoding indolepyruvate ferredoxin oxidoreductase subunit alpha — MAYIVAEPCIGTKDHACVDVCPVECFYEGEEILWIHPEECIDCAACEPECPVAAIFEATQVPEQWQHFIQQNADACKDGHTLPVAVQRAVWEAQKEEEGSEANLYYKKYPAKH, encoded by the coding sequence ATGGCGTACATTGTAGCCGAGCCATGTATCGGAACCAAAGACCATGCGTGCGTAGATGTCTGCCCGGTGGAGTGCTTCTACGAGGGTGAAGAGATCCTTTGGATTCACCCGGAGGAGTGCATCGATTGCGCCGCCTGCGAGCCGGAGTGCCCGGTTGCCGCGATCTTCGAAGCGACCCAGGTGCCGGAGCAGTGGCAACATTTCATCCAGCAGAACGCCGATGCGTGCAAGGACGGACATACCCTTCCGGTGGCGGTCCAGAGAGCTGTGTGGGAAGCTCAGAAGGAGGAGGAGGGGAGCGAGGCCAATCTCTATTACAAGAAGTACCCCGCGAAACACTAG
- a CDS encoding Spy/CpxP family protein refolding chaperone, whose translation MRTIVTAALVLVGVLGLVVPPTWNQAASAEEGAGGPGMTGHRMTPEMMRGRHEMMRGKGIGPSFYGRGGHEGPLISQMLMWQEQLGLSTDQERTLRELRVNFEKESIKRTADIDVTELELNGLLEQDKVDVAKVETLAKKSAMLQAELRVGRVKTIEAGKAVLTPEQTERLDRLGHESMMGGMGMGMRMMGPGMPQMHPGVR comes from the coding sequence ATGCGAACAATCGTGACAGCCGCGTTGGTTCTAGTGGGTGTGTTGGGACTGGTGGTTCCGCCAACGTGGAACCAGGCTGCCTCGGCTGAAGAAGGTGCGGGTGGACCGGGGATGACGGGGCACCGGATGACTCCCGAAATGATGCGCGGGAGACATGAGATGATGCGGGGCAAGGGGATAGGCCCCTCGTTCTATGGGCGGGGGGGCCATGAAGGACCGCTCATCAGCCAGATGCTGATGTGGCAAGAGCAGTTAGGACTCAGCACAGATCAGGAGCGTACCCTCAGGGAGCTTCGAGTCAACTTTGAGAAGGAGTCGATCAAGCGGACTGCGGATATTGATGTGACGGAGCTGGAGTTGAACGGCCTGCTGGAGCAGGACAAGGTGGACGTGGCCAAGGTAGAGACGCTGGCGAAGAAGAGCGCGATGCTACAGGCTGAGCTTCGTGTAGGTCGTGTCAAGACGATCGAGGCCGGGAAGGCGGTACTGACACCGGAGCAAACAGAGAGACTCGATCGATTGGGCCACGAATCGATGATGGGTGGCATGGGCATGGGAATGAGGATGATGGGCCCAGGCATGCCTCAGATGCACCCTGGCGTGCGATAA
- a CDS encoding BON domain-containing protein, with product MHLPSRTGIVFIAILITAFPLLSACAPTATRESTGEYLDDTAITAKIKSKLLGDPTISGFAVSVETFRGRVILAGFVNSQAQVDRAIALSREVSGVREVQSALVIKSR from the coding sequence ATGCATCTGCCGAGCCGAACCGGCATTGTGTTCATCGCTATTCTTATCACCGCTTTCCCCTTGCTTTCGGCTTGCGCTCCCACGGCTACTCGCGAGAGCACCGGGGAGTACCTTGATGACACGGCTATCACCGCCAAGATCAAGTCTAAACTGCTTGGCGACCCTACAATCAGTGGCTTCGCAGTTTCGGTGGAGACCTTCCGCGGCCGGGTGATCCTGGCTGGGTTTGTCAACTCTCAGGCCCAAGTTGATCGGGCGATCGCACTGTCCCGAGAAGTGTCTGGCGTCAGGGAAGTACAGTCTGCGCTGGTGATCAAGAGCAGGTAG
- the pdxA gene encoding 4-hydroxythreonine-4-phosphate dehydrogenase PdxA, translating to MPRHTIFRPFLGLTIGDPAGIGPEIVAKAVTQEEVRAACRLLIIGEAEIMRRAIKLCHLDLLVRSIASPAEVTADPGYLEVLDLKNVDTANCPPGVLAPHCGRAAVEYLNRAIDLAIARELDGVVTGPLNKEAMALAGFKYDGQTELLAERTSTKDYAMLLVVGRMRVLHVSTHNSLRTVCDKVKRARILTVIRLAHQVLCDLGSRQKRIGVAGLNPHAGESGRFGREEIEEIMPAVEAAKTEGIKASGPFPPDTLFHRLKLGEFDAVVAMYHDQGHIPLKMIGFHRGVNVTAGLPIIRTSVDHGTAFDIAGTGTANPRSLVEAILLATKFAHRRRKAARPLDV from the coding sequence ATGCCCCGACATACGATCTTTCGTCCATTTTTGGGATTGACCATCGGCGACCCGGCAGGGATCGGTCCGGAAATCGTGGCCAAGGCCGTAACACAAGAGGAGGTGCGGGCGGCCTGTCGTCTGCTGATCATCGGCGAGGCTGAAATCATGCGGCGGGCCATAAAGCTTTGCCACCTCGACCTCCTCGTTCGGTCCATCGCCTCCCCGGCTGAGGTCACAGCGGACCCGGGCTATCTCGAGGTGCTGGACCTGAAGAATGTTGATACCGCGAACTGCCCACCAGGCGTCCTTGCTCCGCACTGCGGCAGAGCCGCGGTGGAGTACCTCAATAGGGCGATCGACCTCGCGATAGCGCGTGAACTGGATGGAGTCGTGACCGGCCCCCTTAACAAGGAGGCAATGGCCCTGGCAGGGTTTAAGTACGATGGCCAAACGGAGCTGCTCGCCGAGCGGACCAGCACTAAGGATTACGCGATGCTATTGGTCGTCGGGCGGATGCGGGTTCTCCATGTCTCGACCCATAACTCGTTACGAACCGTCTGCGACAAGGTGAAACGGGCGCGGATACTGACCGTCATTCGCCTGGCTCATCAGGTTCTCTGCGATCTCGGATCACGGCAGAAGCGCATCGGCGTCGCTGGTCTCAACCCTCATGCCGGCGAGAGCGGCCGGTTCGGCCGGGAGGAGATAGAAGAGATCATGCCGGCGGTCGAGGCCGCTAAGACTGAGGGAATAAAGGCGAGTGGCCCCTTCCCACCTGATACCTTATTCCATCGGCTCAAGCTTGGCGAATTCGATGCCGTCGTCGCCATGTACCATGATCAGGGCCATATCCCGCTCAAGATGATCGGGTTTCACCGGGGGGTCAATGTCACCGCGGGTCTCCCCATTATCCGCACCTCAGTAGATCATGGCACCGCCTTCGACATCGCGGGGACAGGAACCGCCAACCCTCGCAGCCTGGTAGAGGCAATCCTGCTGGCCACGAAGTTCGCCCATCGCCGGCGCAAGGCAGCCCGCCCCCTCGACGTGTAG
- a CDS encoding Rieske (2Fe-2S) protein has translation MTAFVKVATTGELAPGQAKQVEVGGKTIALFNVGGCYHAIDDTCTHDGGPLSEGEIEGSTVTCPWHGAKFNVTNGEVIRPPARVAAPCYRVRVNGSDIEVEP, from the coding sequence ATGACAGCGTTTGTGAAGGTGGCAACAACCGGAGAGTTGGCCCCCGGCCAGGCTAAGCAAGTGGAGGTTGGGGGCAAGACCATCGCCCTCTTTAATGTTGGTGGGTGCTACCACGCCATCGATGATACCTGTACCCACGATGGCGGTCCCCTCTCCGAAGGTGAAATTGAAGGGAGTACTGTCACTTGCCCCTGGCACGGGGCCAAGTTCAACGTAACGAACGGGGAGGTGATTAGGCCTCCCGCGCGAGTTGCAGCGCCCTGCTATCGGGTTCGTGTGAACGGCTCGGATATCGAAGTGGAGCCCTAA
- a CDS encoding cysteine desulfurase — translation MTAQDTQAQPTARSTFDVARIREDFPALQQQIRGKPLVYLDTAATSQKPKRVIETIEKYYLTENSNVHRGVHLLSERATEAFEGARAKVARFLNARDAREIIFVRGATEGINLVAHSFARPLLTVGDEILITEMEHHSNIVPWQIVCKETGAVLRVVPINDDGELRLDEYERLLGPRTRLVSMVHVSNALGTINPVQQVIDMAHERGVPVLIDGAQAAPHLPVDVRALDCDFYVCSGHKLFGPTGIGIVFGKAHLLEAMPPYQGGGDMVLSVTFEKTIYNEAPLKFEAGTPHIAGAIGLGAAIDYVSSIGLDQIAAYEGELLAYATDAISAIPGLRIIGTAKEKASILSFVLDGVHAHDIGTILDQEGIAIRTGHHCAQPVLQRFGVPATARASVAFYNTRDEIDALVKAIYKVTELFG, via the coding sequence ATGACCGCACAGGATACGCAGGCGCAGCCTACAGCGCGCTCGACATTCGACGTGGCGCGAATCAGGGAGGACTTCCCAGCCCTGCAGCAGCAGATCCGCGGCAAGCCGTTGGTGTACCTCGACACCGCGGCCACGAGTCAGAAGCCGAAGCGTGTCATTGAGACGATCGAGAAGTATTACCTGACTGAAAACTCGAATGTACACCGGGGGGTCCACCTCTTGAGCGAGCGGGCCACGGAGGCCTTTGAGGGTGCCAGGGCCAAGGTGGCGCGCTTTCTTAACGCGAGGGATGCGCGCGAGATCATCTTCGTTCGCGGCGCCACGGAGGGGATCAACCTGGTGGCCCACAGCTTTGCCAGGCCACTTCTTACGGTGGGGGACGAGATCCTCATCACCGAGATGGAGCACCACTCGAATATCGTTCCGTGGCAAATTGTGTGTAAGGAGACTGGCGCGGTCCTGCGGGTCGTACCGATCAACGACGACGGTGAGTTGCGGCTCGACGAGTATGAGCGGCTGCTCGGCCCGAGAACGCGGTTGGTGTCGATGGTGCACGTCTCAAATGCTCTTGGCACGATCAACCCGGTACAGCAGGTGATTGATATGGCGCATGAGCGGGGTGTGCCCGTCCTGATCGATGGGGCCCAGGCCGCGCCCCATCTGCCTGTGGATGTGCGAGCGCTGGACTGCGACTTCTATGTATGCTCCGGTCACAAGCTGTTTGGTCCCACCGGCATCGGCATCGTGTTCGGCAAGGCGCACCTCCTCGAGGCCATGCCTCCATACCAGGGTGGGGGCGACATGGTCCTCTCGGTCACCTTTGAGAAGACGATCTACAACGAGGCGCCGTTAAAGTTCGAGGCTGGGACTCCCCACATCGCAGGTGCTATCGGGCTTGGCGCGGCGATCGATTACGTGAGCAGCATCGGGCTGGATCAGATTGCCGCCTACGAGGGCGAGTTGTTGGCGTATGCGACGGACGCCATCTCCGCCATCCCCGGCCTGCGGATCATCGGGACCGCTAAAGAGAAGGCGAGTATCCTGTCCTTTGTCCTTGACGGTGTTCACGCGCACGACATCGGTACGATCCTGGATCAAGAGGGGATTGCGATCCGGACCGGCCATCACTGTGCTCAGCCGGTACTGCAGCGATTCGGCGTGCCGGCCACCGCCAGGGCGTCGGTGGCTTTCTACAATACGCGAGACGAGATCGACGCACTGGTGAAGGCGATCTACAAGGTCACCGAGCTGTTTGGCTGA
- the bamE gene encoding outer membrane protein assembly factor BamE domain-containing protein, which yields MRNSYRRILSLGCFILLLAGCVSVGAEFPTPTAAMIKNGVTTRAELLQLFGSPIQVGIEDGDQTWTWVYVKAGSLSRTLSRQLHVKFTERGVVKSYSYTSSLPEEVQRETR from the coding sequence ATGCGTAACTCGTATCGTCGCATCTTGAGCCTTGGGTGCTTTATCCTGCTGCTCGCCGGGTGTGTCTCGGTGGGCGCGGAGTTCCCGACGCCTACTGCCGCGATGATCAAGAACGGGGTGACCACGCGGGCCGAGCTGCTTCAGCTCTTTGGTTCTCCGATCCAGGTCGGAATCGAGGATGGGGATCAGACCTGGACGTGGGTCTATGTGAAGGCGGGAAGCTTGAGCCGAACCCTCTCCAGACAGTTGCATGTTAAATTCACCGAACGGGGGGTCGTCAAGTCGTACTCCTACACCTCGAGCCTGCCGGAGGAGGTTCAGCGGGAAACCCGGTAA
- a CDS encoding LuxR C-terminal-related transcriptional regulator, with amino-acid sequence MTSSLAEIFSKTADGALGVDQDHMITLWNGAAERLVGYAATEVMGRPCAEVWAGRNRTGCRLCGADCSPITSARKEEPVEGREIMIHTKAGRPLWLHVSTIVVPADAPSLFTMVHIFHDVTRQVETEILLGKVQSLLGGEGDLTDGGRMSPMESASPLKVLTLREQEVLRFIARGESAKGIAKQLRISTTTARNHTQKILIKLGLHTKLEAVAVAFRYKHF; translated from the coding sequence ATGACGAGTTCGCTCGCAGAGATCTTTTCAAAGACGGCAGATGGGGCTCTCGGCGTAGATCAGGACCACATGATCACTCTGTGGAACGGGGCGGCTGAGCGCCTCGTGGGGTACGCGGCCACTGAGGTTATGGGGCGACCCTGTGCTGAGGTCTGGGCTGGAAGAAACCGAACAGGCTGCCGACTGTGCGGAGCCGACTGCTCCCCGATCACCTCGGCCAGGAAAGAGGAGCCGGTCGAGGGACGTGAGATTATGATCCACACCAAGGCTGGGCGCCCCCTCTGGCTCCACGTCAGCACCATCGTTGTCCCTGCCGATGCGCCGAGCCTCTTCACCATGGTGCACATCTTTCACGACGTGACCCGGCAAGTGGAGACCGAGATCCTCCTCGGCAAGGTGCAATCACTGCTGGGGGGTGAAGGAGACCTCACGGATGGCGGCAGGATGAGCCCCATGGAGAGCGCCTCCCCCTTGAAGGTGTTAACGCTCCGAGAGCAGGAGGTCCTCCGGTTCATCGCCCGTGGCGAGAGTGCCAAGGGGATTGCAAAACAGCTTCGCATCAGCACCACCACCGCTCGCAACCATACACAGAAGATCCTCATCAAGCTTGGCCTCCACACCAAACTCGAGGCCGTGGCGGTCGCCTTCCGCTACAAGCATTTCTAG
- a CDS encoding ribonuclease Z, with the protein MINLFQSRLLNGVFEDPGLFVRLRWERRALLLDLGDLTAQPPADLLKVTDIFVSHTHIDHFIGFDHLLRIVLGRGHTIRLFGPPGLISNVEGKLSGYIWNLVEGYSLIFDVHEVSPDKITAARFPCGARFERIDLPPPSPFTGVLVDDPLFRVEAVHLDHKIPCLAFALAEAQRINIDPERLKCLGLSTGPWLTEFKRLVRMGAPDDTIVRVPCGDETGETFQELLLGDLRGKIVTITSGQRLAYVTDTLYSDENRQKIVALAHDADILFCEAMYLERDRDCATERHHLTARQAGLLAREANVKELVVFHFSQRYQECPEALYHEAAEAFGGPVRSH; encoded by the coding sequence ATGATCAATCTATTTCAATCAAGGCTCCTCAATGGGGTATTCGAGGATCCCGGCCTCTTTGTGAGGCTCAGGTGGGAACGACGCGCCCTTCTGTTGGATCTCGGTGATCTGACGGCGCAGCCGCCTGCCGATCTGCTGAAGGTTACCGATATCTTTGTTTCTCACACCCACATCGATCACTTTATTGGCTTCGATCATCTTCTGCGGATCGTCCTCGGTCGTGGTCACACGATTCGCCTCTTCGGACCGCCAGGCCTCATCTCGAACGTCGAAGGGAAGCTCTCCGGCTACATCTGGAACCTGGTTGAAGGGTACTCCCTCATATTCGACGTCCACGAGGTAAGCCCTGACAAGATTACCGCAGCACGCTTCCCATGTGGCGCTCGCTTCGAGCGGATCGATCTGCCGCCGCCTTCACCGTTTACCGGCGTGCTGGTCGACGATCCGTTGTTCCGGGTCGAGGCGGTACATCTCGATCACAAGATCCCGTGTCTTGCCTTTGCCCTGGCTGAAGCGCAGCGGATCAATATCGACCCCGAACGGCTGAAGTGCCTCGGTCTTTCGACCGGGCCCTGGCTGACCGAATTCAAGCGGCTGGTCCGCATGGGCGCGCCGGATGATACGATAGTCCGAGTTCCATGCGGGGATGAAACCGGCGAGACATTTCAGGAGCTGCTGCTCGGTGATCTTAGAGGCAAGATCGTGACCATCACGAGCGGTCAGAGGCTGGCTTATGTCACTGATACGCTATATTCCGATGAGAATCGGCAGAAGATCGTAGCCCTGGCGCATGATGCGGATATCCTGTTTTGCGAAGCGATGTATCTGGAGCGGGACCGGGATTGCGCGACCGAGCGGCACCACTTGACGGCGCGGCAGGCCGGACTCCTTGCCCGCGAGGCCAACGTGAAGGAGCTGGTGGTCTTTCATTTTTCCCAACGATATCAGGAGTGCCCGGAGGCCCTATATCATGAGGCCGCTGAGGCTTTCGGTGGCCCGGTCCGCTCGCACTAA
- a CDS encoding aldehyde dehydrogenase family protein: MRMYAAGQWIDAEKKINVLSPYDGTVVDRVPCADPGDVENAMEGAVRGARTMGSLPGYDRYRILRAAADLIEARSEDFARTITLEEGKSLAESRFEVSRAVQTMTLSAEEAKRLHGETIPFDGAPGAAGKFGFTLRVPCGVVVAISPFNFPLNLVCHKVGPALAAGNAVVIKPATDTPLSALKLTEVLLEAGLPADGIACLTGLGAEIGDALCRDRRVRKITFTGSRDVGERICRMAGIKKITMELGGNSPIIIMPDADLDKVALAVAATGYSNAGQVCISTQRVLTSEKIYGDFLDALKPKVAALTTGNPLDERTKVGPMIREKEAIRVEEWVNEAVAGGAQVVTGGVRQGAIYAPTVVADVSPDMRIFRDELFGPVVAVTRFDSIDEAIALANDTIYGLAAGIFTKNLEWAMRFAREVEAGNLMINWGPQWRADLMPYGGLKESGFGKEGPRYAVEEMTELKLVCFHLAG; the protein is encoded by the coding sequence ATGCGGATGTACGCGGCCGGCCAATGGATCGACGCAGAGAAGAAGATCAACGTCCTGAGCCCGTACGATGGAACGGTGGTCGATAGAGTGCCATGTGCGGATCCGGGCGATGTAGAGAATGCCATGGAGGGCGCAGTCCGTGGCGCGCGGACGATGGGATCGCTTCCCGGCTACGACCGCTATCGAATCCTGAGGGCGGCGGCAGACCTGATTGAGGCCCGGAGCGAGGATTTCGCCAGAACCATTACTCTCGAGGAGGGTAAGAGCCTGGCCGAGTCGCGCTTCGAGGTGAGCCGGGCAGTGCAGACCATGACCCTATCAGCCGAGGAGGCCAAGCGGTTACATGGCGAGACCATCCCCTTTGATGGCGCCCCGGGCGCTGCCGGTAAGTTCGGGTTCACGCTGCGCGTACCGTGTGGGGTCGTGGTTGCGATCAGCCCGTTCAACTTCCCGCTGAACCTGGTCTGTCATAAGGTCGGACCCGCTCTGGCGGCCGGCAACGCGGTCGTCATCAAGCCGGCCACGGACACCCCTCTCTCGGCGCTGAAACTTACGGAGGTGCTGCTGGAGGCCGGCCTGCCGGCCGACGGGATTGCCTGCCTGACCGGCCTGGGGGCTGAGATCGGCGACGCACTGTGCAGGGATCGTCGGGTCCGTAAGATCACCTTTACTGGAAGCCGCGATGTTGGAGAGCGGATTTGCCGGATGGCTGGGATCAAGAAGATCACCATGGAACTCGGCGGCAACTCACCCATCATCATCATGCCCGATGCCGATCTGGACAAGGTGGCCCTGGCTGTGGCCGCGACCGGCTACTCGAATGCCGGGCAGGTCTGCATCTCCACGCAGCGGGTCCTGACTAGCGAAAAGATCTATGGCGATTTTCTGGACGCCCTGAAGCCGAAGGTGGCCGCTCTGACCACGGGCAACCCCCTGGACGAACGGACCAAGGTGGGTCCGATGATCCGGGAAAAAGAGGCCATCCGGGTTGAGGAGTGGGTAAATGAGGCGGTGGCAGGCGGTGCGCAGGTTGTGACGGGTGGAGTGCGTCAGGGGGCTATATACGCGCCCACAGTCGTTGCCGATGTCTCCCCCGACATGCGGATCTTCCGTGATGAGCTGTTCGGGCCGGTGGTCGCGGTTACGCGATTCGACTCCATCGACGAGGCGATTGCGCTGGCCAACGACACGATCTACGGCTTGGCGGCCGGCATCTTCACTAAGAATTTGGAATGGGCGATGCGGTTTGCGCGCGAGGTCGAGGCGGGTAACCTGATGATCAACTGGGGCCCGCAATGGCGTGCTGACTTGATGCCCTACGGGGGACTGAAAGAAAGCGGCTTCGGCAAGGAAGGTCCGCGCTACGCCGTGGAGGAGATGACCGAGCTGAAACTGGTCTGCTTCCATTTGGCCGGCTAA
- a CDS encoding DUF59 domain-containing protein, producing the protein MNTSEIEAEVIEALRTVYDPEIPVNIYDLGLIYEVKVEPSGLARVAMTLTSPHCPAAAELPAQVEMKVRCVSGVADAQVEVVWDPPWDPSKLSEAAKLQLGFL; encoded by the coding sequence ATGAATACGAGTGAAATCGAGGCAGAGGTCATCGAGGCCCTGCGCACCGTTTATGATCCCGAGATCCCTGTCAATATCTACGATCTGGGGCTGATCTATGAGGTGAAGGTGGAGCCCTCTGGCTTAGCCAGGGTGGCAATGACCCTTACGTCGCCTCATTGTCCGGCTGCAGCGGAACTGCCGGCGCAGGTCGAGATGAAGGTGCGGTGTGTCTCTGGTGTGGCGGATGCCCAGGTCGAGGTAGTCTGGGATCCCCCATGGGATCCGTCCAAGCTGTCCGAAGCCGCCAAGCTCCAGCTTGGTTTCCTGTAG
- the sufU gene encoding Fe-S cluster assembly sulfur transfer protein SufU produces the protein MSDLRELYQEVILDHNKRPRNFQKLEGANRAAEGYNPLCGDQITVYLLVEDHVIRDIAFQGSGCAISKASASMMTAAVKGKTTAEAEGLFETFHRMVTADLSVACDPLVVGKLAAFAGVREFPVRVKCATLPWHTMQAALEGRGQVSSTE, from the coding sequence ATGTCGGACCTGCGCGAACTTTACCAGGAGGTCATCCTTGACCATAATAAGCGGCCGCGAAATTTCCAGAAGCTGGAAGGCGCGAACCGTGCGGCGGAAGGCTATAATCCATTGTGCGGCGACCAGATTACGGTGTACCTGCTTGTCGAAGATCATGTAATCAGGGATATCGCCTTTCAGGGATCGGGCTGCGCAATTTCTAAAGCCTCCGCATCGATGATGACTGCGGCTGTGAAAGGCAAGACTACAGCGGAAGCCGAGGGCCTTTTCGAGACCTTTCATAGAATGGTCACGGCCGATCTGAGCGTTGCATGTGATCCGCTCGTAGTTGGGAAGCTGGCCGCCTTTGCGGGTGTACGAGAGTTCCCAGTTCGGGTTAAGTGTGCTACCTTGCCCTGGCATACCATGCAGGCCGCGCTGGAGGGGAGAGGGCAGGTCTCCTCGACGGAATAG
- the moaA gene encoding GTP 3',8-cyclase MoaA: MAHLTEYSPTFLDTLSRPLRNLRLSVTDRCNLRCQYCMPEEEYVWLPRKEILTLEEVSGLVDIFAELGVNKVRLTGGEPLVRRDLAALVRMIARNPQIKDLAITTNGILLAEAAQALHDAGLHRVTVSLDTLRPDRFTALTRKDSHAKVLNGIKTAGQVGLKELKIDTVVIRGVNEDELVDLLEFGKQISAEVRFIEYMDVGGATLWSMDKVFSRAEILEVLTRQYGYIEPVAAVSAAPADRFVLPDGTVFGIVASTTTPFCSTCDRSRLTADGTWYLCLYAQHGIDLRSPLRSGASKAEIISTIVSVWTMRSDRGAEERKEIRSRDVLVSVDRLRQDPRLEMHTRGG, encoded by the coding sequence ATGGCACACCTTACCGAATACTCCCCAACGTTTCTTGACACATTGAGCAGGCCTCTTCGCAATCTGCGCCTGTCGGTCACCGACAGGTGCAACCTGCGTTGTCAGTACTGTATGCCCGAGGAAGAATACGTCTGGCTTCCGCGCAAGGAGATCCTGACGTTGGAAGAAGTGAGCGGCCTGGTAGATATCTTTGCCGAGCTTGGCGTCAACAAGGTTCGCCTCACTGGCGGCGAGCCGCTCGTCCGCCGAGACCTTGCAGCCCTGGTCAGGATGATCGCGCGCAACCCGCAGATCAAGGACCTTGCCATTACGACAAACGGTATCCTCTTGGCTGAAGCCGCGCAGGCGCTGCATGACGCTGGTCTGCACCGCGTAACTGTGAGCCTGGACACTCTTCGCCCCGATCGTTTCACGGCACTGACAAGAAAAGACTCCCACGCAAAGGTGCTGAATGGGATCAAGACTGCGGGGCAAGTTGGCTTAAAGGAATTGAAGATTGATACCGTGGTCATCCGGGGGGTCAACGAAGACGAGCTCGTCGATCTGCTGGAGTTTGGCAAGCAGATCAGCGCCGAGGTCCGCTTCATTGAGTACATGGATGTGGGCGGGGCGACTTTGTGGTCGATGGACAAGGTCTTCTCTAGAGCCGAGATACTTGAGGTTCTCACGCGACAGTACGGCTATATTGAGCCGGTCGCTGCAGTGAGTGCTGCACCCGCCGATCGGTTTGTCCTGCCGGACGGCACGGTGTTCGGCATCGTCGCGTCCACAACTACACCGTTCTGCAGCACCTGCGACAGGAGTCGGCTCACCGCCGATGGGACGTGGTACTTGTGCCTGTACGCCCAACACGGGATCGACCTGCGATCTCCGCTCAGATCCGGGGCCTCGAAAGCAGAGATAATCTCCACCATCGTCTCCGTATGGACCATGCGAAGCGATCGCGGCGCAGAAGAGCGGAAAGAGATTCGGTCTAGAGACGTGTTGGTCTCGGTAGATAGACTCAGACAAGACCCCCGCCTTGAAATGCATACACGGGGAGGGTAG